In Centroberyx gerrardi isolate f3 chromosome 11, fCenGer3.hap1.cur.20231027, whole genome shotgun sequence, the following are encoded in one genomic region:
- the LOC139919996 gene encoding odorant receptor 131-2-like, which produces MSNQSQTNITVGVQYQGSLERALFSILTTLPCCSFLYINGVMLYTLRSKRVFRETSRYILLYNLLFADTLQLALSQLLYILTACRITLTFPVCGILTMLTDLTTEISPLTLVVMSLERYVAVCYPLRHAAIITIRSTGVSIAVVWAFSCLNILIHVLIMLTFPFEDLESLQMTDLCSRVAMFLVPMSDHYDRGYTCFVFLSAAVAIICSYIGVTVAARSASTDKASASKARNTVLLHLIQLGLSLSSTMYSLLLLAIVRTVKRIVFVRIQIVLFVFVFILPRCLSALIYGLRDQTIRPILMYHLCCRLKLSVMFHRS; this is translated from the coding sequence ATGTCAAATCAATCTCAGACCAACATCACTGTTGGAGTGCAGTATCAAGGGTCACTGGAGAGAGCGTTGTTTTCCATTCTGACTACGTTGCCATGCTGCTCTTTCCTCTACATTAATGGGGTCATGCTGTACACCCTGAGGAGTAAGCGGGTGTTTCGTGAAACCTCCCGTTACATTCTGCTGTATAATCTCCTTTTCGCAGACACCCTTCAGCTGGCACTGAGCCAGTTACTTTACATACTGACTGCTTGTAGAATAACACTGACATTTCCTGTGTGTGGTATTCTCACTATGCTCACCGATCTCACAACTGAAATCTCCCCTCTCACCCTGGTGGTGATGTCACTGGAGAGATATGTAGCTGTGTGCTACCCACTGAGGCACGctgccatcatcaccatcagaaGCACAGGCGTGTCCATCGCTGTGGTGTGGGCCTTCAGTTGTCTTAACATCCTCATTCACGTTCTTATAATGTTAACTTTCCCCTTTGAAGACCTGGAGAGTCTGCAGATGACTGACCTTTGCTCCAGAGTAGCCATGTTTCTTGTGCCAATGTCTGATCATTACGACAGAGGCTATACTTGTTTTGTCTTTCTATCAGCTGCTGTGGCAATCATTTGCTCCTATATTGGTGTGACCGTAGCAGCCCGGTCTGCCTCCACAGACAAAGCCTCAGCCAGCAAGGCTCGTAACACAGTGCTGCTGCATCTGATACAGCTGGGCCTGAGTCTCTCCTCAACCATGTACTCCTTACTCCTCTTAGCTATCGTGAGAACAGTAAAGAGAATAGTATTTGTGCGCATCCAGATtgttctctttgtgtttgttttcatcctCCCCAGGTGTCTAAGTGCTCTCATCTATGGCCTCAGAGACCAAACCATCAGACCCATCCTCATGTATCACCTATGTTGCCGACTGAAACTCTCAGTCATGTTCCACCGAAGCTGA
- the LOC144541735 gene encoding odorant receptor 131-2-like has protein sequence MSNQSQTNITVGVQYQGSLERALFSTLTTLSCCSFLYINGVMLYTLRSKRVFRETSRYILLYNLLFADTLQLALSQLLYILAACRITLTFPVCGTLIMLTNLTTEISPLTLVVMSLERYVAVCYPLRHAVIITIRSTGVSIAVVWAFSCLNILIRVLMMLTFPFEDLESLQMTDLCSRVAMFLVPMSDHYDRGYTCFVFLSAAVAIICSYIGVTVAARSASTDKASASKARNTVLLHLIQLGLSLSSTMHSLLLLAIVRTVKRIVFVRIQIVLFVFVFILPRCLSALIYGLRDQTIRPILMYHLCCRLKLSVMFHRS, from the coding sequence ATGTCAAATCAATCTCAGACCAACATCACTGTTGGAGTGCAGTATCAAGGGTCACTGGAGAGAGCGTTGTTTTCCACTCTGACTACGTTGTCATGCTGCTCTTTCCTCTACATTAATGGGGTCATGCTGTACACCCTGAGGAGTAAGCGGGTGTTTCGTGAAACCTCCCGTTACATTCTGCTGTATAATCTTCTTTTCGCAGACACCCTTCAGCTGGCACTGAGCCAGTTACTTTACATACTGGCTGCTTGTAGAATAACACTGACATTTCCTGTGTGTGGTACTCTCATAATGCTCACCAATCTCACAACTGAAATCTCCCCTCTCACCCTGGTGGTGATGTCACTGGAGAGATATGTAGCTGTGTGCTACCCACTGAGGCACGctgtcatcatcaccatcagaaGCACAGGCGTGTCCATCGCTGTAGTGTGGGCCTTCAGTTGTCTTAACATCCTCATTCGAGTTCTTATGATGTTAACTTTCCCCTTTGAAGACCTGGAGAGTCTGCAGATGACTGACCTTTGCTCCAGAGTAGCCATGTTTCTTGTGCCAATGTCTGATCATTACGACAGAGGCTATACCTGTTTTGTCTTTCTATCAGCTGCTGTGGCAATCATTTGCTCCTATATTGGTGTGACCGTAGCAGCCCGGTCTGCCTCCACAGACAAAGCCTCAGCCAGCAAGGCTCGTAACACAGTGCTGCTGCATCTGATACAGCTGGGCCTGAGTCTCTCCTCAACCATGCACTCCTTACTCCTCTTAGCTATCGTGAGAACAGTAAAGAGAATAGTATTTGTGCGCATCCAGATtgttctctttgtgtttgttttcatcctCCCCAGGTGTCTAAGTGCTCTCATCTATGGCCTCAGAGACCAAACCATCAGACCCATCCTCATGTATCACCTGTGTTGCCGACTGAAACTCTCAGTCATGTTCCACCGAAGCTGA